The segment TGATGTGAGTTTCTgtctttcttgtttgtttccttatgtttcttgtctctttttttccaaaagtCTTCTGTTCACAACATGACAATGGAGTGCACCGCCCTCAGCTGATGCTCAGCCCTTCCTTGGTGCGTGTATATTCAGCTTACAGGGGACACCTCTGCTGACTGGGCTTGCCATGAATCTAATAAGAATCCAGATGGTGAGTTACGATGTAGACCCTTTTTTTGAGATCGCCTCTTAAGGCCAGGATGTTATCTGGGACATGCCCTGCTTCAGTTTCCAGCTCTGGGATGTCCTTGTCAGAAATTCCACCTCGCAGATTAGCTTGCGGCTTTATCCTGGGCACATGCGGCATTGGTTGCTTCTCTTTGTACCTCAGCCCTGTCATTGTGCAGGTTTGCCATTACCTCAACTGATGCTGCTGTCTTCAGCCCAAATCATACTATTAGGAGTTCTTCGTTGCgaacagtttgtttttgaagcTTTATAAGGGGCCACTCCCCTTAACCtcctagtttttcatttttttgtgggGAAGAGGGTAGTTGGGACAGTGGCTCTGCTAATGGCAACAACTAGTCAAGACATTAGAAATGCCTGATGTGATAGAAAAAACCTCTTTCTGGAGTAAACCTCTCTTAGTTCAGAATAGTTGATTCTGAGCTTGGAGTTTAATTTCTCGGACTTCTTGGGACGTTCTCCTGCTTCTTCAGGAGCCTTTTTCTGTACATAACTTGAGCTGTgcgtttgttttttgtttgtttccccatCAGACCTCATCCGTCTGCACTTTATCACAAGAAGTTCCCTAGCAATTTTATTCTAGTAATggcagtctttcttttttttccaagacCATTGTGGATTTTCTTATTTTGGTCATTTCAGTGTAATATAAGGATCTTTACCCTAATTGTTTTCACTAACATACATACTACAGATCTTCATTAACTTATAGTTGGGTTATATCCCCATAGACTCATTGTAAATTGAAAAACACTTTTAAGTCAAAAATGCCTTTAATACACCTGATCTACTGATCATCACAGCTTAGCCTAACTGCCTTAATTATGCTCAAAACATTTACACTGGCCtgcagttgggcaaaatcatctaacacagaGCCTGTTTTATACGAGTGTTGAGTATCTCGGGCAGTTCGTTGCGCACTGTCCTGAAAGGGGAAGACAAGGGTTGTAAGCACACTGttggagctgcagctgctgccttTGCCCAGCATCATGAGGAGGTTTGTCCAGCATCTTGCTAGCCCAGGAAAATCCGAAATTCAAAGGCATAACACTGTCACACCCCCATAAAGTCGAAAGTTTGTAAGTGAAGCCATCGTAAGTCAGGGACCATCTGTAGTAAGTCTAAAATCTATATTCCTAGCACAGTTCTCTCCCAGGAGCTCCAGACCCACATGTTTCACTTACTGAACAGAATATTCCACCAGCATCACAAATTTAAAGAGTCAGATTCcaagtctgttttctgtcccCTTCCCTACTCTAGCCTTGGAGATTAAGATCCCGTGTCTTATGATATAGTAACCCATACCTAGTCACTTATTCAAGGGACTTGAGTCATGCTTGGGGCCTTCTTTCCCTTTTGAGTTTAGTCAGTCATCATGTGATTCAGAACAAATCTCTCCCTTTCTGTCCATAACCATCCTCCTCATCACTCTTCTGATTTGCTATAGCAGCTCTCTCTCTACCTTAAAGTCATGCTCATTTATGATGGTATTTATAATCATAGAGTCCGTCATTTCACTCACAACTGTAATCCTTAATAGCTTTACATCTCTGAGGGGATCTCTAACTACACACCAAGCCCTTTGTTCTGGCTCTTGTCTTCCTCTCCAGGCATAGTCTTTACCACTGTTAcctgttttatttccttcacaAGAAACTGCTTATCTTTTCCAGAACATGTCACATCCTCCCTCCACATTCCACTTTTTTTCCCTTACGTTTGCTCCCAGAAATCTCCCCCAAGGTCTGAGTcagctgccccccgccccccgtgcCCCCGTGACTAGCCGTGCATGTATCTGTATAGTAGCACTTACATGGCGTTGTTGTTGGCCTGTCTTTCTTCCCAGTAGATTCCAGTTTATCAAGCAAAAGGATCTGTATTTCCTTTTTGTATCCCAAGCACTTATTAAAGTCGAGTACttcgttttattttattttaactgaCACTTAACTGGTGAAATGGAATGAAATGTTAATTGTGGGATGACAAGAGTGTGGGATGACAAGAATGTGGGATGACAAGCAATGTGCATGTGCTTTCATTGGCAGtacttaaaagcagagacacgATTTCTGTCCTGCATACCCAAGCCCTCTCCCTTCCTGACACTAACCCAAAGGACATGAGGATAAGGACAAGACTGAACTTTCTGCTAGTTACCTTAGGCAGCTCTGAAATCTTGAAATTTTGTTTGTTGTCACTGAATTCCCTTTGTTTCCTAGGAGACTTGAATGAAAATTTTGTGGAAAATGAAGATAAAGTCCTTACGTTATCTATTACCTCAAGAGCTTTCCGGCTGGCAAATTTTGGAAGAAGTGGCTTAGTACAGTAACGAGGAGTCAGAATTAAATTGTGAATATTCACAGGGAGGTGTAAGTAACCCTGAACTGGATGTTTCTACTTGTCAGAAGTGGAGAAAAGTATCTTCTCATATTTCCAGGAACCACAAGCAGTGTGGTGACTCTTCAgagtgataatttaaaaaaacatggaGAGTGAAGAATATTCATCTTTGAAAGTCCCGATCCAGATGGCCACCCAGGACTCCTCATTCTGTAAGAATGAGCCCCAGGATCCTCAGGAAAGCAAAAGTCTAACTGAAGAAAGCACTGAGAGGAAACTGACAGGGGGAAGAAGTCCTCCCGTTGAGCATTGTTCAGAGAGCCCTCATGGTAGACTCGTGGCTGACGTAAAAGAGGTGGTCTCGCCACCGTTCAGAGCAGAGACAGTCTGGCATATTGGCCagggggaagagtccctggagccCTTTGGCTGTGACCACAAAGACGCTAGCGGTTGGAAATCCCGGGTGGCCAGTCATCGTCATCAGAGAGCTCATGCAGAGGAGAAGCCCTGTAGCCATCAAGACTGTGGGAAAACATGTGCCGCCAGCCCAGGTGGTCACCCTGGTGAGAAAATCCGCCCTTCAGAGAAAGTATACAGATGTAGCCAGTGTGGTAGGGACTTCAGTGAGCGCTCAGAGCTGGTCCTGCATCAGAGGGAGCACACGGAAGAAAAGCCCTACAGGTGCGATCAGTGCGGAAAGGGCTTCACGAGGAGCTCGAGTCTGCTCATCCACCGTGAGGTCCATGCCGATGAGAAGCCTTACAAGTGCGACAAGTGCGGGAAGGGCTTCACCAGGAGCTCGAGTCTGCTCATCCATCACTCAGTCCACACAGGGGAGAAGCCTCATAAATGCGACAAGTGCGGGAAGGGCTTTACTCAGAGCTCCAAGCTGCACATCCACCAGCGCGTGCACACTGGCGAGAAGCCCTACGAGTGTGGGGAGTGCGGGATGAGCTTCAGCCAGCGCTCCAACCTGCACATCCACCAGCGCATCCACACGGGGGAGAGGCCCTACAAGTGCGGGGAGTGCGGGAAGGGCTTCAGCCAGAGCTCCAACCTGCACATCCACCGCTGTTCACACACGGGGGAGAAGCCGTACCAGTGCTACGAGTGCGGGAAGGGCTTCAGCCAGAGCTCAGACCTCCGCATCCACCTGAGAGTCCACACTGGGGAGAAGCCCTATCACTGTGGCAAGTGCGGGAAGGGCTTCAGCCAGAGCTCCAAACTCCTCATCCACCAGAGAGTCCACACTGGGGAGAAGCCCTATGAGTGCAACAAATGTGGGAAGGGCTTCAGCCAGAGCTCCAACCTCCACATCCACCAGCGGGTCCACAGGAAAGACCCCCACTAAGTGAGGTCTTCAATCACATGCTGTCACTCCAAAGACTTCAATATTTCTAACATTACTCTTACTTTCACATTCTCAGGATATAGTAAGAGTTATTCAGATATGTTGCCTCACTGAAAGTCATTCACTCAAGGGATTTAAGTACCAGGCACTTTGTTATGCTACACAGTGAATTGAT is part of the Ovis canadensis isolate MfBH-ARS-UI-01 breed Bighorn chromosome 25, ARS-UI_OviCan_v2, whole genome shotgun sequence genome and harbors:
- the ZNF239 gene encoding zinc finger protein 239, yielding MESEEYSSLKVPIQMATQDSSFCKNEPQDPQESKSLTEESTERKLTGGRSPPVEHCSESPHGRLVADVKEVVSPPFRAETVWHIGQGEESLEPFGCDHKDASGWKSRVASHRHQRAHAEEKPCSHQDCGKTCAASPGGHPGEKIRPSEKVYRCSQCGRDFSERSELVLHQREHTEEKPYRCDQCGKGFTRSSSLLIHREVHADEKPYKCDKCGKGFTRSSSLLIHHSVHTGEKPHKCDKCGKGFTQSSKLHIHQRVHTGEKPYECGECGMSFSQRSNLHIHQRIHTGERPYKCGECGKGFSQSSNLHIHRCSHTGEKPYQCYECGKGFSQSSDLRIHLRVHTGEKPYHCGKCGKGFSQSSKLLIHQRVHTGEKPYECNKCGKGFSQSSNLHIHQRVHRKDPH